The Mycobacterium paragordonae genome includes a region encoding these proteins:
- a CDS encoding adenylate/guanylate cyclase domain-containing protein produces MDDVAEPADDRDIDDLLNGLEGQARAERADLVRWLLEQGVTAEEIRTTNPPLLLASRHVIGDDGTYVSAREISETYGIDLELLQRVQRAIGLARVDDPDAVVHMRADGEAAAFAQRFVDLGLNPDQVVSVVRVLADGLSHAAEVMRYTALAAIIKPGATEVQIAQGSKALINQIAPLLGPMIHQMLFLHLRHMMESEAVNAGERAAGKPLPGARPVAVAFADLVGFTKLGEVVSAEELSQLAGRLADLARDLTAPPVRFIKTIGDAVMFVCPEPAPLLDTVLKLVDMVDNDNDFPRLRAGVAAGMAVSRAGDWFGSPVNAASRVTGVARPGTVLATDAVSDAVGEDAGFQFSFAGARRLKGIKSDAKLFRVRRD; encoded by the coding sequence GTGGATGACGTGGCCGAACCAGCGGACGACCGCGACATCGACGACCTGCTCAACGGACTCGAGGGCCAGGCGCGCGCCGAGCGCGCCGACCTGGTGCGCTGGCTGCTCGAACAGGGCGTCACGGCCGAGGAGATCCGAACGACCAACCCGCCCCTGTTGCTGGCCTCCCGGCACGTCATCGGCGACGACGGCACCTATGTGTCCGCGCGGGAGATCAGCGAAACCTACGGCATCGACCTGGAGCTGCTGCAACGGGTGCAACGGGCCATCGGCCTGGCCCGGGTGGACGACCCGGACGCGGTCGTCCACATGCGCGCCGACGGCGAGGCCGCCGCGTTCGCGCAGCGTTTCGTCGACCTGGGGCTCAATCCCGATCAGGTGGTGTCCGTGGTGCGCGTGCTCGCCGACGGCCTTTCCCACGCGGCCGAGGTCATGCGGTATACCGCCCTGGCAGCGATCATCAAGCCGGGTGCCACCGAAGTGCAGATCGCGCAGGGATCCAAGGCACTGATCAACCAGATCGCGCCATTGCTCGGCCCGATGATTCACCAGATGCTGTTCCTGCATCTGCGGCACATGATGGAGTCCGAAGCTGTCAACGCCGGGGAGCGGGCCGCGGGCAAGCCGCTGCCGGGAGCCCGCCCGGTCGCGGTTGCCTTCGCCGATCTGGTCGGGTTCACCAAGCTCGGTGAAGTGGTTTCGGCCGAGGAGCTGAGCCAGCTGGCCGGGCGGCTGGCGGATCTGGCCCGGGACCTGACCGCGCCGCCGGTACGGTTCATCAAGACGATCGGCGACGCGGTGATGTTCGTCTGCCCCGAGCCGGCGCCGTTGCTGGACACCGTCCTCAAGCTGGTCGACATGGTGGACAACGACAATGACTTCCCCCGGCTGCGGGCCGGTGTCGCTGCGGGCATGGCGGTGAGCCGGGCGGGGGACTGGTTCGGCAGTCCGGTCAATGCGGCAAGCCGGGTCACCGGTGTGGCGCGACCGGGCACCGTGCTGGCGACCGACGCCGTCAGTGACGCCGTCGGCGAAGACGCGGGGTTTCAATTCTCATTCGCCGGCGCCCGTCGGCTCAAAGGCATCAAGAGTGACGCGAAACTATTCCGGGTCCGCCGCGACTGA
- a CDS encoding DNA-deoxyinosine glycosylase, giving the protein MTEPLLDGLPPVIDDRARVLILGSFPSVRSLAEGRYYANPRNAFWPIVAELFEFDCTATYSERIAALQSHNVALWDVVRSCRRAGSADAAIDPKTLVINDFDWLFGSYPRVTRVYFNGAAAARLFERMVRRPATVTCQRLPSTSPAHAIAPAVKLAAWARLTDAGS; this is encoded by the coding sequence ATGACCGAACCGCTGCTCGACGGGCTCCCACCGGTGATCGACGACCGCGCCCGGGTGTTGATCCTGGGCTCGTTTCCCAGCGTCCGCTCGCTTGCCGAAGGTCGGTACTACGCGAACCCGCGCAACGCATTCTGGCCGATTGTCGCTGAACTGTTCGAATTCGATTGCACCGCAACATATTCCGAAAGAATAGCGGCGCTGCAGTCGCATAACGTGGCCCTGTGGGACGTGGTGCGCAGCTGCCGCCGGGCCGGGAGCGCGGACGCCGCGATCGACCCGAAAACCCTGGTGATCAACGACTTTGACTGGTTGTTCGGTAGCTATCCGAGGGTCACCCGGGTGTACTTCAACGGGGCGGCGGCGGCCAGGCTGTTCGAGCGGATGGTGCGCCGCCCGGCGACCGTGACGTGCCAACGGCTGCCCTCGACGAGCCCGGCTCACGCCATTGCGCCGGCGGTGAAACTCGCCGCGTGGGCCCGGCTTACCGATGCCGGTTCATGA
- a CDS encoding FHA domain-containing protein, with amino-acid sequence MDRGMDDVLGVSGPVGLQVRGGGRSWQVAPGRAWTVGRSGESDIQLDNPRISRVHAVLEPTESGWVLSNRSSNGMYVHGARVEQVTIDEEPVTVVFGSATSGQVVEFEPGATGAPGPVSIGEATTTVAPLPTGPEVGAGNTEIPAPPLPTGPEVGAETTEISVPPLPTTFTSELGLGELTTSGQTASVRTPTAVHAIDQATVSIGRAPENTVVLHDLLVSRRHALLRRSSAGWELIDNHSANGTYVNGTRITRALIGPDDIVGIGHQLLHLSGDRLVEYIDTGDISYEAAHLHVETANGTVLLDDVSFVLPQRSLLAVVGPSGAGKSTLLGALTGFRPATTGTVRYDDRDLYDNYPELRHRIGFVPQDDILHTPLTVRRALNYAARLRFPQDVTATERQHRIDEVLTELGLAAHADQRIDSLSGGQRKRTSVALELLTKPSLLFLDEPTSGLDPGYEKSVMQTLRTLADDGRSVVVVTHNIAHLNMCDRLLVLAPGGRLAYFGPPQQALAYFGCTDFADLFILLENDTDTDWTTRYTNSPLHAAFTPTEHPPTTPTPTPTPATKPKPKAQQSPAAQFAILSRRYLAVIAADRQYTLFLLALPLLLSLFTYAVPGDAGLSLTKAIEKVSTQPGQLLVLLIIGGALMGCASSIREIVKEQAIYRREHGIGLSGGAYLASKLVVLGAISALQGLILGLLGVAFLPPPDQSVVIPWPRIEVAVAVVAVTVVSMILGLLISALISNADRGMPLLVVVVMAQLVLCGGMFPVKDRIPLEQLAWLSPSRWAYAMAASTVDLNDLRRTAGGDQDPMWDYDVSSWLIAAAACLVQAAVLVLFTVLRLRRMGPQRRAKR; translated from the coding sequence ATGGACCGTGGGATGGACGACGTGCTGGGGGTGTCGGGCCCGGTTGGGTTACAGGTGCGCGGGGGTGGGCGCAGTTGGCAGGTGGCTCCGGGGCGGGCTTGGACGGTGGGGCGTTCGGGTGAGTCCGATATTCAGTTGGACAATCCGCGGATCTCGCGGGTGCATGCGGTGTTGGAGCCCACCGAGTCGGGGTGGGTGTTGTCCAATCGCAGCAGCAACGGCATGTACGTGCACGGCGCGCGGGTCGAACAGGTAACCATCGACGAGGAGCCGGTGACGGTGGTGTTCGGCTCGGCGACCTCCGGACAGGTGGTGGAGTTCGAGCCCGGAGCTACCGGTGCGCCGGGACCGGTGTCGATCGGGGAGGCGACCACGACCGTGGCCCCGCTGCCGACCGGTCCTGAGGTCGGCGCCGGGAACACCGAGATCCCGGCCCCGCCGCTCCCGACGGGTCCTGAGGTCGGCGCCGAGACGACCGAGATCTCGGTCCCGCCGCTTCCGACAACCTTCACCTCGGAACTGGGGCTGGGGGAGCTGACCACGTCCGGGCAGACGGCGTCGGTGCGGACGCCGACCGCGGTGCACGCGATCGATCAGGCGACGGTGAGCATCGGGCGGGCCCCGGAGAACACCGTGGTCCTGCACGACCTGCTGGTCTCACGCCGCCACGCCCTGCTGCGACGCAGCAGCGCCGGCTGGGAACTGATCGACAACCACTCCGCCAACGGCACCTACGTCAACGGCACCCGCATCACCCGCGCCCTGATCGGCCCCGACGACATCGTCGGCATCGGCCACCAACTACTGCACCTGTCCGGTGACCGCCTCGTCGAATACATCGACACCGGCGACATCTCCTATGAAGCCGCCCACCTGCACGTCGAAACCGCTAACGGCACAGTCCTACTCGATGACGTCAGCTTCGTCCTGCCCCAACGCAGCCTGCTGGCCGTCGTGGGCCCCTCCGGCGCCGGCAAATCCACCCTGCTGGGCGCCCTGACCGGATTCCGCCCCGCCACCACCGGCACCGTGCGCTACGACGACCGCGACCTCTACGACAACTACCCCGAACTACGCCACCGCATCGGCTTCGTCCCCCAAGACGACATCCTGCACACCCCCCTAACCGTGCGCCGCGCCCTGAACTACGCCGCCCGCCTGCGCTTCCCCCAAGACGTCACCGCCACCGAACGCCAACACCGCATCGACGAAGTCCTCACCGAACTCGGCCTGGCCGCCCACGCCGACCAACGCATCGACTCCCTCTCCGGCGGACAACGCAAACGCACCAGCGTCGCCCTGGAACTGCTCACCAAACCCTCCCTGCTGTTCTTGGACGAACCCACCTCCGGCCTGGACCCCGGCTACGAAAAATCCGTCATGCAAACCCTGCGCACCCTGGCCGACGACGGACGCTCCGTGGTCGTGGTCACCCACAACATCGCCCACCTCAACATGTGCGACCGCCTGCTGGTCCTAGCCCCCGGCGGACGCCTGGCCTACTTCGGCCCACCCCAACAAGCCCTGGCCTACTTCGGCTGCACCGACTTCGCCGACCTGTTCATCCTGCTCGAAAACGACACCGACACCGACTGGACCACCCGCTACACCAACTCCCCCCTGCACGCCGCCTTCACCCCCACCGAACACCCCCCCACCACCCCCACCCCGACCCCGACCCCGGCCACCAAACCCAAACCCAAAGCCCAACAAAGCCCCGCAGCCCAATTCGCCATCCTGTCCCGCCGCTACCTCGCCGTCATCGCCGCCGACCGCCAATACACCCTGTTCCTCCTCGCCCTGCCCCTGCTGCTGAGCCTGTTCACCTACGCCGTCCCCGGCGACGCCGGCTTGTCACTCACCAAGGCCATCGAGAAGGTATCGACCCAGCCGGGTCAGCTGCTGGTGCTATTGATCATCGGCGGAGCCTTGATGGGCTGCGCTTCCTCGATCCGCGAGATCGTCAAGGAACAGGCCATCTACCGCCGCGAGCACGGCATCGGGCTGTCCGGCGGCGCCTACCTCGCCTCCAAACTCGTTGTGCTGGGCGCAATCTCGGCCCTACAAGGATTGATTCTCGGCTTGCTCGGGGTCGCCTTCCTACCACCCCCGGATCAGTCGGTGGTCATACCCTGGCCGCGGATCGAAGTGGCGGTGGCGGTCGTCGCCGTGACCGTGGTGTCGATGATCCTGGGCCTGCTCATCTCCGCACTGATCAGCAACGCCGACCGCGGCATGCCCCTGCTCGTCGTCGTCGTCATGGCCCAACTCGTGCTCTGCGGCGGCATGTTCCCGGTAAAAGACCGCATCCCGCTCGAACAACTCGCCTGGCTCTCCCCCTCCCGCTGGGCCTACGCCATGGCCGCCTCGACCGTCGACCTCAACGATCTGCGGCGCACGGCCGGCGGCGACCAGGATCCGATGTGGGATTACGACGTCAGTAGCTGGTTGATCGCCGCCGCGGCCTGCCTCGTGCAGGCGGCCGTGCTGGTGCTGTTCACCGTGCTGCGGCTGAGGCGCATGGGACCGCAACGAAGGGCGAAGAGATAA
- a CDS encoding HIT family protein, with the protein MSCVFCAIVAGEAPAIRIYEDDSYLAILDIRPFTRGHTLVIPKKHSVDLDDTPPETLAGMITIGQRIARAAKATELADATNIGINDGRAAFQTVFHVHLHVLPRRNGDKLSVAKGMLVRRDSDREGTARLLREALARIEASN; encoded by the coding sequence ATGTCCTGCGTATTCTGTGCGATCGTCGCCGGAGAAGCCCCGGCCATCCGGATCTACGAAGACGACAGCTATCTGGCGATCCTCGACATCCGCCCCTTCACCCGCGGCCACACCCTGGTGATCCCCAAGAAGCACAGTGTCGACCTCGACGACACCCCGCCGGAGACCCTGGCCGGAATGATCACGATCGGCCAGCGCATCGCCCGGGCAGCCAAGGCCACCGAACTCGCCGATGCGACCAACATCGGCATCAACGACGGCCGCGCCGCTTTTCAGACCGTTTTCCACGTTCACCTGCACGTACTGCCGCGGCGCAACGGCGACAAGCTCTCGGTCGCCAAGGGCATGCTGGTGCGCCGGGATTCCGACCGGGAGGGCACCGCGCGCCTGCTACGCGAGGCCCTGGCCCGCATCGAGGCGAGCAACTAG
- a CDS encoding serine/threonine-protein kinase PknH/PknJ, whose translation MSDTQGSRVGTMFGPYELKRLLGRGGMGEVYEAEHTVKEWTVAIKVMTAEFSKDPVFRERMKREARIAGRLQEPHVVPIHDYGEIDGQMYLEMRMIEGIDLDAVLKRFGPLTPPRAVAIITQIASALDAAHAAGVMHRDVKPPNILVTRDDFAYLVDFGIASATTDEKLTQLGTAVGTWKYMAPERFSNEEVTYRADIYSLACVLYECLTGGPPYRADSAGSLVTAHLMNPVPQVSTARAGIPKSFDAVIARGMAKKPEDRYASAGDLALAAHEALSSPDQDHAENILRRSQEATLPGPPTASSPPTMPAVTPPPRPGPPSTPPPAPRSSGPQYGGGSGPQGPSGPAPQQRPPNQPGHPAWNPVSGPIPASGPQNNPQYPQSGGWGGGPPSPQMSSGPMPSAWNQGHRPPAPAKRNPWPIVAAVVIVLVLVVGGVIIWQATRPEPAAKVKPIAEDRLSSMLLSSSEVNAVMGSSTMQPGKPITTVDSSPVTLSIPDCQGAMYGSQGPVYAGSGYTGISGLVSSEPGDNYDHWLNQAAIAFPTADKAKSFLQSSLSKWKGCAGKTVTVTNKGKTYRWTFSEVQGSSPRITVVDAQEGANGWECQRAMEAANNVIVDVNACGYQITDQGGQAADKIVAKVNKEK comes from the coding sequence ATGAGCGACACGCAGGGCTCGCGGGTGGGGACGATGTTCGGGCCCTACGAACTCAAGCGGTTGCTGGGCCGTGGCGGGATGGGCGAGGTCTACGAGGCCGAGCACACCGTCAAGGAGTGGACGGTCGCCATCAAGGTCATGACGGCGGAGTTCAGCAAGGATCCGGTGTTCCGGGAGCGCATGAAGCGCGAGGCCCGCATCGCCGGCCGGCTGCAGGAACCCCACGTGGTGCCGATCCATGACTACGGCGAGATCGACGGCCAGATGTACCTCGAGATGCGCATGATCGAGGGCATCGACCTGGACGCGGTGCTGAAGCGTTTCGGGCCGCTGACCCCGCCGCGTGCGGTCGCGATCATCACCCAGATCGCCTCGGCCCTGGACGCCGCGCACGCCGCCGGGGTCATGCACCGCGACGTCAAACCTCCCAACATCCTGGTCACCCGCGACGACTTCGCCTACCTGGTCGACTTCGGCATCGCCAGCGCCACCACCGACGAGAAACTCACCCAGCTGGGCACCGCCGTCGGCACCTGGAAATACATGGCCCCCGAACGGTTTTCCAACGAGGAAGTCACCTACCGCGCCGACATCTACTCGCTGGCCTGCGTGCTCTACGAATGCCTCACCGGCGGTCCGCCCTACCGAGCCGACAGCGCCGGTTCCTTGGTCACGGCCCACTTGATGAACCCGGTGCCGCAGGTCAGCACCGCACGCGCCGGCATCCCCAAGAGCTTTGACGCGGTCATCGCCCGCGGCATGGCCAAGAAGCCCGAGGACCGCTACGCCAGTGCCGGCGACCTGGCCTTGGCCGCGCACGAAGCACTCAGCTCGCCGGACCAGGACCACGCCGAGAACATCCTGCGCCGCAGCCAGGAGGCGACCCTGCCCGGGCCGCCGACCGCGTCGTCGCCGCCCACCATGCCCGCGGTGACACCGCCACCGCGGCCCGGTCCGCCGAGCACGCCGCCGCCCGCGCCGCGGTCTTCGGGCCCGCAGTACGGCGGTGGCTCCGGACCGCAGGGACCGTCTGGTCCGGCGCCACAGCAACGTCCGCCCAATCAGCCCGGCCATCCCGCCTGGAACCCGGTCAGCGGCCCGATTCCGGCGTCCGGCCCGCAGAACAATCCGCAGTACCCCCAGAGCGGCGGGTGGGGCGGCGGACCACCCAGCCCGCAGATGTCCTCCGGCCCGATGCCGTCGGCCTGGAACCAGGGACACCGGCCGCCGGCCCCGGCCAAACGCAATCCATGGCCGATCGTCGCCGCCGTCGTCATCGTGCTGGTTCTCGTCGTCGGCGGTGTGATCATCTGGCAGGCGACCCGGCCCGAGCCCGCGGCCAAGGTCAAACCCATCGCCGAGGACCGGCTGAGCTCGATGCTGCTGAGCTCCTCCGAGGTCAACGCGGTGATGGGCTCATCGACGATGCAGCCCGGCAAACCGATCACGACGGTGGACTCCTCACCGGTCACGCTCTCGATTCCGGACTGCCAGGGCGCGATGTACGGCAGTCAGGGTCCGGTGTACGCCGGTAGCGGCTATACCGGCATCAGTGGGCTGGTCTCGTCGGAGCCCGGCGACAACTACGACCACTGGCTCAACCAGGCGGCCATCGCCTTCCCGACCGCCGACAAGGCGAAGTCTTTCCTGCAGTCCTCACTCAGCAAGTGGAAGGGTTGCGCGGGCAAGACCGTCACCGTCACCAACAAAGGCAAGACCTACCGGTGGACGTTCTCCGAAGTCCAGGGCAGCTCACCGAGGATCACGGTGGTGGACGCTCAGGAAGGCGCCAACGGCTGGGAATGCCAGCGGGCCATGGAGGCGGCCAACAACGTGATCGTCGACGTCAACGCCTGCGGCTACCAGATCACCGACCAGGGTGGGCAGGCGGCCGACAAGATCGTCGCCAAGGTCAACAAGGAGAAGTAG
- a CDS encoding DUF4189 domain-containing protein produces MGLTAFRARFPRGAVVALTNVAAVTATLIALAPAAHADGQYGAIAYSPSGQLFGRTKDAPSRAAAESGAMGACGKSDCKVLVSFSECGAVAENNAGDHAGGYGSTLLSAEQDAMKRLGTAGWIGTWLCN; encoded by the coding sequence ATGGGATTGACCGCTTTTCGGGCGCGCTTTCCAAGAGGCGCGGTGGTCGCACTGACCAACGTCGCGGCGGTGACGGCGACGCTGATCGCGCTGGCCCCCGCCGCGCACGCCGACGGCCAATACGGCGCGATCGCCTACTCGCCGTCGGGGCAGCTGTTCGGCCGGACCAAAGACGCCCCATCGCGCGCCGCCGCGGAAAGCGGCGCGATGGGTGCCTGCGGCAAGTCCGACTGCAAGGTTCTGGTCTCCTTCTCGGAATGCGGTGCGGTCGCCGAGAACAACGCCGGAGACCACGCCGGCGGGTACGGCTCAACCCTGCTCAGCGCCGAGCAGGACGCCATGAAGCGGCTGGGCACCGCGGGATGGATCGGCACCTGGCTCTGCAACTAA
- a CDS encoding amidase produces MDPRDLAFAGAAEQARMLADGDIDAPLLLELYLERIERLDSELRAYRVVRYDAAREEAEIAQRRLDAGERRPLLGVPIAIKDDVDVAGEVTTYGSGAHGPAVTDDAEVVRRLRAAGAVIIGKTSVPELMIMPFTESLTFGATRNPWNPRRTPGGSSGGSAAAVAAGLAPLALGSDGGGSIRIPATWCGLFGLKPQRDRVSLEPHDDAWQGLSVNGPIARSVLDAALLLDATNTVPGPEGEFAAAAAREPGPLRIALSTKVPTPMPVRVGKAQLTAVEQAGALLRDLGHEVIERDPAYPASLYANYLPRFLRGISDDADAQAHPERLEPRTRAIARLGSFFSDRTMARLRAAETGLDARIQAIFDDVDVVITPGTSAGPSRVGAYQRRGGVSTLLLVAQRVPYQQIWNLTGQPAAVVPWDFDDDGLPMSVQLVGRPYDEATLLSLSAQIEAARPWAQRRPPVS; encoded by the coding sequence GTGGACCCCCGCGATCTCGCGTTCGCCGGCGCGGCTGAACAGGCGCGCATGCTGGCCGACGGTGACATCGACGCCCCGCTACTCCTCGAGCTCTATCTGGAACGCATCGAGCGGCTGGACAGCGAGCTGCGCGCCTATCGCGTGGTGCGCTACGACGCCGCGCGCGAGGAGGCCGAGATCGCCCAGCGACGCCTGGATGCCGGGGAGCGGCGACCGCTGCTGGGTGTGCCGATCGCGATCAAGGACGACGTCGACGTCGCCGGCGAGGTGACGACGTACGGCAGTGGCGCGCACGGGCCGGCCGTCACCGACGACGCCGAAGTCGTGCGCCGGCTGCGCGCGGCAGGCGCGGTGATCATCGGCAAGACCTCGGTGCCGGAGCTGATGATCATGCCCTTCACCGAGTCGCTGACCTTCGGCGCCACCCGCAACCCGTGGAATCCGCGTCGCACACCGGGGGGCAGCAGCGGCGGCAGCGCCGCCGCGGTCGCCGCGGGTCTGGCGCCGTTGGCCCTGGGATCCGACGGCGGCGGCTCGATCCGGATCCCGGCGACCTGGTGCGGTCTGTTCGGGCTGAAACCACAGCGCGACCGGGTCTCGCTGGAACCGCACGACGACGCCTGGCAGGGGCTGAGCGTCAATGGACCGATCGCGCGGTCGGTACTCGATGCCGCGTTGCTGCTCGACGCGACGAACACGGTGCCCGGCCCCGAAGGGGAGTTCGCCGCCGCCGCCGCCCGCGAGCCAGGTCCGTTGCGAATCGCATTGAGTACCAAGGTGCCGACGCCGATGCCCGTGCGGGTCGGCAAGGCGCAGCTGACGGCCGTGGAGCAGGCGGGTGCGTTGCTGCGCGACCTCGGCCACGAGGTGATCGAGCGGGACCCCGCATATCCGGCCTCGCTGTATGCGAACTACCTGCCCCGGTTTCTCCGGGGCATCAGCGACGACGCCGACGCGCAGGCCCACCCCGAACGGTTGGAACCGCGCACCCGCGCCATCGCCCGCCTCGGTTCCTTCTTCTCCGATCGGACGATGGCCAGGTTGCGCGCGGCCGAGACCGGTTTGGACGCCCGCATTCAGGCGATCTTCGACGACGTCGATGTCGTCATCACCCCGGGCACCTCGGCCGGTCCGTCCCGCGTCGGGGCCTACCAGCGGCGCGGCGGTGTGTCCACGCTGTTGCTGGTGGCGCAACGGGTTCCGTATCAGCAGATCTGGAATCTCACCGGGCAGCCCGCGGCGGTGGTGCCGTGGGACTTCGACGATGACGGGTTGCCGATGTCGGTGCAACTGGTCGGCCGGCCCTACGACGAGGCGACGCTGCTGTCGTTGTCCGCGCAGATCGAAGCCGCCCGGCCGTGGGCACAGCGGCGGCCGCCGGTGTCATGA